One window from the genome of Bradyrhizobium xenonodulans encodes:
- the rpsM gene encoding 30S ribosomal protein S13: MARIAGVNIPTNKRVLIALQYIHGIGEKIAGEIVEKVKIPADRRVNQLSDAEVLQIREVIDRDYLVEGDLRREVGINIKRLMDLGCYRGLRHRRGLPVRGQRTHTNARTRKGPAKAIAGKKK; encoded by the coding sequence GTGGCCCGTATTGCCGGCGTGAACATCCCCACCAACAAGCGCGTGCTGATCGCGCTTCAGTATATCCATGGCATTGGCGAGAAGATCGCCGGCGAAATCGTGGAGAAAGTGAAGATCCCCGCGGATCGTCGCGTCAATCAGCTCAGCGACGCCGAAGTGCTCCAGATCCGCGAAGTGATCGACCGCGACTATCTCGTCGAGGGCGACCTGCGTCGTGAGGTCGGCATCAACATCAAGCGTCTGATGGATCTCGGCTGCTATCGCGGCCTGCGTCATCGTCGCGGTCTGCCGGTGCGCGGCCAGCGTACCCACACCAATGCGCGCACGCGCAAGGGCCCGGCCAAGGCCATCGCCGGCAAGAAGAAGTAA
- the rplR gene encoding 50S ribosomal protein L18: MSKAKVTNARRKRSVRLKLRRSGGGRPRLSVFRSSKHIYAQVIDDLKGETLASASSLEKSMRDGGKTGADIDAAKAVGKLLAERAAEKGVKEVVFDRGSYLYHGRVKALADAARESGLSF, encoded by the coding sequence ATGTCGAAAGCCAAGGTTACGAATGCCCGGCGCAAGCGGAGTGTGCGGCTGAAGCTGCGCCGCTCCGGTGGTGGCCGTCCGCGTCTGTCGGTGTTCCGCTCGTCCAAGCACATCTACGCCCAGGTCATCGACGACCTGAAGGGCGAGACGCTGGCCTCTGCCTCGTCGCTCGAGAAGTCGATGCGTGACGGCGGCAAGACCGGCGCCGACATCGATGCGGCGAAGGCGGTCGGCAAGCTGCTGGCCGAGCGCGCCGCCGAAAAGGGCGTCAAGGAAGTCGTGTTCGATCGCGGCAGCTACCTCTATCACGGGCGCGTCAAGGCTCTTGCCGACGCAGCGCGTGAGAGCGGGCTGAGCTTCTAA
- the rpsE gene encoding 30S ribosomal protein S5, translating into MAEREQRGGRDQRGGGRDRQQREERDSEFVDKLVHINRVAKVVKGGKRFGFAALVVIGDQKGRAGFGHGKAREVPEAIRKATESAKRNLTRVSLREGRTLHHDIAGRHGAGRVYLRAAPAGTGIIAGGPMRAVFETLGVQDVVAKSIGSSNPYNMVRATFDALKHQDSPRSVAARRNIKVSTLQSRRIGGDAEAAAD; encoded by the coding sequence ATGGCAGAACGCGAACAACGTGGTGGACGCGATCAACGCGGCGGCGGACGTGACCGCCAGCAGCGCGAGGAGCGCGATAGCGAGTTCGTCGACAAGCTGGTCCACATCAACCGCGTGGCCAAGGTCGTCAAGGGCGGCAAGCGCTTCGGTTTCGCTGCTCTGGTCGTGATCGGCGACCAGAAGGGCCGTGCCGGCTTCGGTCACGGCAAGGCGCGCGAAGTGCCCGAGGCGATCCGCAAGGCAACTGAATCCGCCAAGCGCAATTTGACCCGCGTGTCGCTGCGCGAGGGCCGCACGCTCCATCACGACATCGCCGGCCGTCACGGCGCGGGCCGTGTCTACCTGCGTGCAGCACCTGCCGGTACCGGCATCATCGCCGGCGGCCCGATGCGCGCCGTGTTCGAAACGCTCGGTGTCCAGGACGTGGTGGCGAAGTCGATCGGCTCGTCGAACCCCTACAACATGGTTCGTGCGACCTTCGACGCGCTGAAGCATCAGGATTCGCCGCGTTCGGTCGCAGCCCGCCGCAACATCAAGGTGTCCACTCTGCAGTCCCGCCGTATCGGTGGTGATGCCGAGGCGGCTGCCGACTAA
- the rpmC gene encoding 50S ribosomal protein L29, translating to MAQMKIEDIRAMSSDQQDDAILNLKKERFNLRFQRATGQLENTSRLREARRDIARIKTVAAQTRAKKK from the coding sequence ATGGCACAGATGAAGATCGAAGACATCCGCGCGATGAGTTCCGACCAGCAGGATGACGCCATCCTGAACCTGAAGAAGGAGCGCTTCAACCTGCGCTTCCAGCGCGCCACCGGGCAGCTCGAGAACACCTCGCGCCTGCGCGAGGCCCGCCGTGACATCGCCCGGATCAAGACCGTCGCCGCGCAGACGCGCGCGAAGAAGAAGTAA
- the rplP gene encoding 50S ribosomal protein L16 translates to MMQPKKTKFRKAHKGRIHGVASSGATLAFGQFGLKATEPERVTARQIEAARRALTRHMKRAGRVWIRVFPDVPVSKKPAEVRMGSGKGSPELWVARVKPGRVLFEIDGVNTQTAREALTLAAAKLPIKTRFVERIAE, encoded by the coding sequence ATGATGCAACCTAAGAAAACGAAGTTCCGGAAGGCGCATAAGGGCCGTATCCACGGCGTTGCGTCTTCGGGTGCGACGTTGGCCTTCGGCCAGTTCGGCCTGAAGGCGACCGAGCCTGAGCGCGTCACCGCGCGCCAGATCGAAGCCGCGCGCCGCGCGCTGACCCGTCACATGAAGCGTGCCGGCCGCGTCTGGATCCGCGTGTTCCCCGACGTTCCGGTGTCGAAGAAGCCGGCCGAAGTCCGCATGGGCTCCGGCAAGGGTTCGCCGGAATTGTGGGTCGCGCGCGTCAAGCCGGGCCGGGTGCTGTTTGAGATCGACGGCGTCAACACCCAGACGGCGCGTGAGGCGCTGACCCTGGCGGCCGCCAAGCTGCCGATCAAGACGCGCTTCGTCGAGCGCATTGCGGAGTAA
- the rpsN gene encoding 30S ribosomal protein S14: MAKKSSVEKNNRRKRMVKNAAPKRERLKAIIADKTLPMEERFAATLKLAEMPRNSSATRIRLRCELSGRPRSNYRKNKLSRIALRDLGSKGMVPGLVKSSW, from the coding sequence ATGGCAAAGAAGAGTTCAGTCGAGAAGAACAACCGGCGCAAGCGGATGGTGAAGAACGCCGCCCCCAAGCGCGAGCGGTTGAAGGCGATCATCGCCGACAAGACGCTGCCGATGGAGGAGCGGTTCGCCGCCACCCTGAAGCTGGCGGAAATGCCGCGCAATTCGTCGGCGACCCGCATCCGTCTGCGTTGCGAGCTGTCGGGCCGTCCGCGCTCGAACTACCGCAAGAACAAGCTGTCCCGTATCGCGCTGCGCGACCTTGGCTCCAAGGGCATGGTCCCGGGCCTCGTGAAGTCCAGCTGGTAA
- the rplO gene encoding 50S ribosomal protein L15 codes for MKLSDIADNAGSRKKRMRVGRGIGSGKGKQSGRGGKGQTARSGVRIKGFEGGQMPLHRRLPKRGFNNIFRVEFAEINLDRLQEAVDAKKIDAGSVVTIEALVKAGVLRRAKAGLRLLGRGELKSKLNIEVHGATKTAIAAVEKAGGSVKILAPAKEEGEAA; via the coding sequence ATGAAGCTCAGCGATATCGCCGACAACGCCGGCTCGCGCAAGAAGCGTATGCGCGTCGGCCGTGGCATCGGTTCGGGCAAGGGCAAGCAGTCCGGCCGCGGCGGCAAGGGCCAGACCGCGCGTTCGGGTGTGCGCATCAAGGGTTTCGAAGGCGGCCAGATGCCGTTGCATCGCCGTCTGCCCAAGCGCGGCTTCAACAACATCTTCCGCGTGGAGTTCGCCGAGATCAATCTCGACCGGCTCCAGGAAGCGGTCGATGCCAAGAAGATCGACGCCGGCAGCGTCGTGACCATCGAGGCCCTGGTGAAGGCCGGCGTGCTGCGCCGCGCCAAGGCCGGCCTGCGGCTGCTCGGCCGCGGCGAGCTCAAGTCGAAGCTCAACATCGAAGTGCATGGCGCCACCAAGACCGCGATCGCCGCGGTCGAGAAGGCCGGCGGCTCGGTGAAGATCCTCGCCCCTGCCAAGGAAGAAGGCGAGGCGGCGTAA
- the rplV gene encoding 50S ribosomal protein L22, which yields MSKPKRERSLAENEAKAVARMLRVSPQKLNLVAQLIRGRKAAAALADLQFSRKRIAVDVKKCLESAIANAENNHDLDVDDLVVAQAFVGNGLVMKRFAPRGRGRSGRVYKPFSQLTIIVRQVEAEAAA from the coding sequence ATGAGCAAACCTAAGCGCGAACGGAGCCTCGCCGAGAACGAGGCCAAGGCGGTCGCCCGGATGCTGCGGGTGAGCCCGCAGAAGCTCAACCTGGTCGCCCAGCTCATTCGCGGCCGGAAGGCGGCTGCTGCGCTCGCCGACCTGCAGTTTTCGCGCAAGCGGATCGCGGTCGACGTGAAGAAGTGCCTGGAATCGGCTATCGCCAACGCCGAGAACAATCACGACCTCGACGTCGACGATCTCGTGGTGGCGCAGGCCTTCGTCGGCAACGGCCTCGTCATGAAGCGCTTTGCCCCCCGCGGCCGTGGCCGCTCGGGCCGTGTCTACAAACCATTTTCGCAGCTGACGATCATCGTTCGTCAGGTCGAAGCCGAAGCAGCGGCTTAA
- a CDS encoding adenylate kinase gives MRIILLGPPGSGKGTQAQLLVQRYGIVQLSTGEMLRAAVAAGTPVGLKAKEIMASGGLVPDEIVVGIISDRIDQPDAKNGFILDGFPRTVPQAEALDELLKHKHLKLDAVIELRVNESALLSRVETRVAQMRERGEEVRLDDTPEVLTKRLASYRSQTEPLIHYYSERRKLSTIDGMMAIDEVTRAIHRQLLALGAVEPKTHSKAPSKSAAKAGPVKKAKAVKKSAKKPAKSAKKAAKSAKSAKKAAKKAVKGAKKTTKKTVKKAAKKTAKKAVKKGAKKTAKKVTKKRAKR, from the coding sequence ATGAGAATTATACTTCTGGGACCGCCGGGATCGGGCAAGGGGACCCAGGCGCAGCTGCTGGTGCAGCGCTATGGCATCGTCCAGCTCTCGACCGGTGAGATGTTGCGCGCAGCCGTCGCGGCGGGGACGCCGGTCGGGCTGAAGGCCAAGGAGATCATGGCGAGCGGCGGCCTCGTGCCCGACGAGATCGTGGTGGGAATCATCTCCGATCGTATCGACCAGCCGGACGCCAAGAATGGCTTCATCCTCGACGGCTTCCCGCGCACCGTGCCGCAGGCCGAGGCGCTGGACGAGCTGCTCAAGCACAAGCATCTCAAGCTCGATGCCGTGATCGAGCTCCGCGTCAACGAAAGTGCGTTGCTGAGTCGTGTCGAGACCCGCGTCGCCCAGATGCGGGAGCGCGGCGAGGAGGTTCGCCTCGACGATACCCCGGAGGTCCTGACCAAGCGGCTCGCCAGCTATCGCAGCCAGACGGAACCGCTGATTCACTACTATTCCGAGCGGCGGAAGCTCTCCACCATCGACGGCATGATGGCCATCGACGAGGTCACCCGCGCCATCCACCGGCAGCTCTTGGCGCTCGGGGCGGTCGAGCCCAAGACCCATTCCAAGGCTCCCTCTAAGAGCGCGGCCAAGGCGGGGCCGGTCAAGAAGGCCAAGGCGGTGAAGAAATCGGCCAAAAAGCCGGCCAAATCCGCCAAAAAGGCCGCCAAATCGGCCAAATCCGCCAAAAAGGCGGCCAAGAAGGCCGTGAAGGGCGCCAAGAAGACCACCAAGAAGACGGTCAAAAAGGCAGCCAAAAAGACCGCCAAGAAGGCCGTCAAAAAGGGTGCCAAGAAGACCGCAAAAAAGGTCACGAAAAAGCGAGCCAAGCGCTAG
- the rplN gene encoding 50S ribosomal protein L14, which translates to MIQMQTNLDVADNSGARRVMCIKVLGGSKRRYATIGDVIVVSIKEAIPRGKVKKGDVMKAVVVRVRKDIRRADGSVIRFDRNAAVLINNQSEPVGTRIFGPVPRELRAKNHMKIISLAPEVL; encoded by the coding sequence ATGATTCAGATGCAGACCAACCTCGACGTGGCCGACAATTCTGGCGCACGCCGTGTCATGTGTATCAAGGTGCTCGGGGGCTCCAAGCGCCGCTACGCCACGATCGGCGACGTCATCGTCGTCTCGATCAAGGAAGCGATTCCGCGTGGCAAGGTGAAGAAGGGCGACGTGATGAAGGCCGTCGTGGTGCGCGTCCGCAAGGACATCCGCCGCGCCGACGGTTCGGTCATCCGATTCGACCGCAACGCCGCCGTTCTGATCAACAATCAGTCCGAGCCGGTCGGCACCCGTATTTTCGGGCCCGTGCCGCGCGAGCTGCGCGCCAAGAACCACATGAAGATCATCTCGCTCGCGCCGGAGGTGCTGTAA
- the rplX gene encoding 50S ribosomal protein L24 gives MAAKIRKGDKVVVLTGRDKGRTGEVFEVRPDAGTALVRGINMVKRHQKQTQAQEGGIISKESPIQLSNIAYVGKDGKPTRVGFKILADGKKVRIAKSSGAEIDG, from the coding sequence ATGGCTGCCAAGATCCGCAAGGGCGACAAGGTCGTCGTGCTGACGGGCCGCGACAAGGGCCGCACCGGCGAAGTGTTCGAGGTTCGCCCCGACGCTGGCACCGCGCTGGTGCGCGGCATCAACATGGTCAAGCGTCACCAGAAGCAGACGCAGGCCCAGGAGGGCGGCATCATCTCGAAGGAGTCGCCGATCCAACTGTCCAACATCGCGTATGTCGGCAAGGACGGAAAGCCGACCCGCGTCGGATTCAAGATTCTGGCGGACGGCAAGAAGGTCCGCATCGCCAAGAGCTCGGGAGCTGAGATCGATGGCTGA
- the secY gene encoding preprotein translocase subunit SecY, with amino-acid sequence MASAAEQLAANLNFGAFAKADELKKRIWFTLGALLVYRLGTYIPLPGIDPNIWEQVFRSQAGGILGMFNMFAGGGIHRMAIFALNIMPYISASIIIQLLTTVSPQLEALKKEGESGRKLLNQYTRYLTVILAAFQSYGIAVGLEGAGNVVSDPGMFFRLSTAITLTGGTMFLMWLGEQITSRGIGNGISLIILSGIVAELPAALANMLELGRQGAMSTGLILVVIVMAVAVIAFIVFMERAQRRLLIQYPKRQVGNKMFEGQSSHLPLKLNTSGVIPPIFASSLLLLPTTVANFNAGSGPEWFQWITTQLGHGRPLFLIMYLALIVFFAFFYTAIVFNPTETADNLKKHGGFIPGIRPGERTAEYIDYVLSRITVLGAVYLAIVCLIPEILISYASVPFYFGGTSLLIVVSVTMDTVAQVQGYLLAHQYEGLIRKSKLRGRRR; translated from the coding sequence ATGGCCTCTGCAGCGGAACAACTGGCAGCCAATCTCAATTTCGGTGCGTTTGCCAAGGCTGACGAACTGAAGAAGCGCATCTGGTTCACCCTGGGTGCGCTGCTCGTTTATCGGCTCGGGACCTATATCCCGCTGCCCGGCATCGATCCCAACATCTGGGAGCAGGTGTTCCGCTCCCAGGCAGGCGGCATTCTCGGCATGTTCAACATGTTCGCCGGCGGTGGTATCCACCGCATGGCGATCTTCGCGCTGAACATCATGCCGTACATCTCGGCCTCGATCATCATCCAGCTCCTCACCACCGTCTCGCCGCAGCTCGAGGCGCTGAAGAAAGAGGGCGAGTCCGGCCGCAAGCTGCTGAACCAGTACACCCGCTATCTCACCGTGATCCTAGCCGCGTTCCAGTCCTATGGCATCGCGGTGGGCCTCGAAGGCGCCGGCAACGTCGTCAGCGACCCCGGCATGTTCTTCCGCCTGTCCACGGCGATCACGCTGACCGGCGGCACCATGTTCCTGATGTGGCTGGGTGAGCAGATCACCTCGCGCGGCATCGGCAACGGCATCTCGCTGATCATTCTCTCCGGCATCGTCGCCGAGCTGCCCGCGGCGCTCGCCAACATGCTCGAGCTCGGCCGTCAGGGTGCGATGTCGACCGGCCTGATCCTGGTCGTCATCGTCATGGCGGTCGCCGTGATCGCCTTCATCGTGTTCATGGAGCGGGCCCAGCGCCGGCTGCTGATCCAGTATCCGAAGCGCCAGGTCGGCAACAAGATGTTCGAGGGCCAGTCCTCGCATCTGCCGCTCAAGCTCAACACCTCCGGCGTGATCCCGCCGATCTTCGCGTCCTCGCTGCTGCTGCTGCCGACCACGGTGGCGAACTTCAATGCGGGCAGCGGGCCGGAATGGTTCCAGTGGATCACCACCCAGCTCGGCCACGGCCGTCCGCTGTTCCTGATCATGTATCTCGCGCTGATCGTGTTCTTTGCGTTCTTCTACACCGCGATCGTGTTCAACCCGACCGAGACCGCGGACAATCTGAAGAAGCACGGCGGCTTCATCCCGGGCATCCGTCCCGGCGAGCGCACGGCGGAATATATCGACTACGTGCTGTCGCGCATCACGGTGCTCGGTGCCGTCTATCTCGCGATCGTCTGCTTGATCCCGGAAATCCTGATCTCCTACGCCTCGGTGCCGTTCTACTTCGGCGGCACCTCGCTGTTGATCGTCGTCAGTGTCACCATGGATACGGTGGCGCAGGTGCAGGGCTATCTGCTGGCGCATCAGTATGAAGGCCTGATCCGGAAGTCGAAGCTGCGCGGCCGCCGTAGATGA
- the rpmD gene encoding 50S ribosomal protein L30, with protein sequence MAKASKTIKLEQIGSAIRRHHSQRSTLIGLKLNKIGRTSELQDTPAVRGMIEKVHHLVRIVDEK encoded by the coding sequence ATGGCCAAGGCCAGCAAGACGATCAAGCTCGAGCAGATCGGCAGCGCGATCCGCCGCCATCACTCGCAGCGCTCGACGCTGATCGGGCTCAAGCTCAACAAGATCGGTCGCACCAGCGAACTGCAGGACACCCCGGCAGTCCGCGGCATGATCGAGAAGGTTCACCATCTCGTCCGCATCGTCGACGAGAAGTAA
- the rplE gene encoding 50S ribosomal protein L5 — MAEAAYTPRLRAEYDAKIRTAMTEKFGYENVMQVPRLDKIVLNMGVGDSVNDRKKAETAAAELTQIAGQKAIVTYSRIAIATFKLRENQPIGCKVTLRKARMYEFIDRLVTVALPRVRDFRGLNPKSFDGRGNYSLGIKEHIIFPEIDFDKVTEARGMDITVCTTAKTDEEARALLTAFNFPFRQ; from the coding sequence ATGGCTGAGGCCGCTTACACGCCGCGCCTGCGCGCGGAATACGACGCGAAGATCCGCACGGCCATGACCGAGAAGTTCGGTTATGAGAACGTGATGCAGGTTCCGCGCCTGGACAAGATCGTGCTGAACATGGGCGTTGGCGACAGCGTCAACGACCGCAAGAAGGCCGAGACCGCCGCTGCCGAGCTGACCCAGATCGCCGGCCAGAAGGCGATCGTGACCTATTCGCGGATCGCGATCGCGACCTTCAAGCTGCGTGAGAACCAGCCGATCGGCTGCAAGGTCACGCTGCGCAAGGCCCGCATGTACGAGTTCATCGATCGCCTGGTGACGGTCGCGCTGCCGCGCGTCCGCGACTTCCGCGGCCTGAACCCGAAGAGCTTCGACGGCCGCGGCAACTACTCGCTCGGCATCAAGGAGCACATCATTTTCCCCGAGATCGACTTCGACAAGGTCACGGAAGCCCGCGGCATGGACATCACCGTCTGCACCACGGCCAAGACCGACGAAGAGGCGAGGGCCTTGTTGACCGCTTTCAATTTCCCGTTCCGGCAGTGA
- the rpsQ gene encoding 30S ribosomal protein S17: MPKRTLQGVVVSDKQAKTIVVRVDRRFTHPIYKKTIRRSKNYHAHDESNEFKPGDMVWIEESKPISKLKRWVVIRGEHKKSA, encoded by the coding sequence ATGCCGAAACGTACTTTGCAGGGCGTGGTCGTCAGCGACAAGCAAGCCAAGACCATCGTGGTGCGCGTCGATCGCCGCTTCACGCACCCGATCTACAAGAAGACGATCCGCCGTTCGAAGAACTACCACGCGCACGACGAGAGCAACGAGTTCAAGCCGGGCGACATGGTGTGGATCGAGGAATCGAAGCCGATTTCGAAGTTGAAGCGCTGGGTCGTGATCCGGGGCGAACACAAGAAAAGCGCCTGA
- a CDS encoding preprotein translocase subunit SecY translates to MSRELARRIAFTIGALLLFRLGCQVPVAGVTTSSFPSTPDLIARLSIFALGPIPYLTAALLIRLLSVVWRRLSSLERSGERGRRKVARATLGLTLVLAAFQAFGIASALTTVPGFVSNPDGWFVLAATATMVGGVFVVVWLSEQITRYGIGNGLALILCVGVLVSLPRDIAGIVGLVRSGAVSGGLVFGHAMFWIVTVAVIVLVEGARRNVRVEFGALNVGTRQLPARAGVLPIKLNSAGFLIPVTVAPWLFFLPLAFAGFILGGDHPLVAATYRHLQLGQPVHMILVSIAVFVLAFVYTASVVDPEYTAKALAQRDGAIPGVAPGEATAGYLDRVVSLTTVVGAVYLTALQLIPEVFELYGIGLPYSMVVDGGAALVVVCTALDIKTQVRDVSLTNPGGVRR, encoded by the coding sequence ATGAGCAGGGAGCTCGCGCGCCGGATCGCTTTCACGATTGGCGCGCTGCTCCTTTTCAGACTCGGTTGTCAGGTCCCCGTCGCGGGAGTGACCACGTCGAGTTTCCCGTCGACGCCCGACCTCATCGCCCGGCTTTCGATCTTCGCGCTTGGCCCGATTCCCTATCTGACTGCGGCGCTCCTCATCCGGCTGCTCTCCGTGGTATGGCGCCGCCTGAGTTCACTCGAACGGTCGGGCGAGCGCGGCCGACGCAAGGTGGCCCGTGCCACACTCGGTCTCACACTGGTTCTTGCTGCCTTTCAGGCCTTCGGCATCGCCAGCGCGCTGACGACCGTTCCGGGCTTCGTCAGCAATCCCGACGGCTGGTTCGTGTTGGCGGCCACGGCCACGATGGTCGGCGGGGTCTTCGTTGTGGTGTGGCTGAGCGAGCAGATCACCCGCTACGGCATCGGCAACGGTCTCGCGCTGATCCTATGTGTCGGCGTGCTTGTCTCCCTTCCGCGCGACATTGCCGGCATCGTGGGTCTCGTGCGGAGCGGGGCGGTCTCGGGCGGCCTCGTGTTCGGCCACGCCATGTTCTGGATCGTGACCGTCGCCGTGATCGTTCTCGTCGAAGGCGCGCGGCGAAATGTTCGGGTCGAATTCGGCGCGCTCAATGTCGGCACGCGGCAATTGCCCGCGCGCGCCGGCGTGCTGCCGATCAAGCTCAACAGCGCCGGGTTCCTGATTCCGGTCACCGTGGCGCCGTGGCTCTTCTTTCTGCCACTGGCCTTTGCGGGCTTCATCCTGGGCGGCGATCATCCCTTGGTCGCCGCAACCTACCGGCATCTCCAGCTCGGGCAGCCGGTGCACATGATCCTCGTGTCGATCGCCGTGTTCGTGCTCGCCTTCGTCTACACCGCCTCTGTCGTCGACCCCGAATACACGGCCAAGGCCCTGGCGCAGCGTGACGGCGCAATCCCCGGTGTCGCGCCCGGCGAGGCTACGGCCGGCTATCTCGATCGCGTCGTATCATTGACGACGGTCGTCGGAGCCGTCTACCTGACGGCATTGCAGTTGATTCCGGAGGTGTTCGAGCTTTACGGGATCGGTCTGCCTTATAGTATGGTCGTCGATGGCGGTGCCGCGCTGGTTGTGGTTTGCACTGCTCTTGATATCAAAACACAGGTGCGCGACGTATCGCTCACCAATCCGGGGGGCGTACGCCGATGA
- the rpsH gene encoding 30S ribosomal protein S8 translates to MSTHDPISDLITRIRNAQMRSKSKVSTPGSKMRENVLEVLKTEGYIRGYATLEHSSGRSEIEIELKYFDGEPVIREIERVSKPGRRVYASVKALPRVNNGLGISVLSTPKGIMADHSAREANVGGEVLFTVF, encoded by the coding sequence ATGTCTACGCACGATCCAATCAGCGATCTGATCACCCGCATCCGCAACGCGCAGATGCGCTCGAAGAGCAAGGTCTCCACGCCTGGCTCGAAGATGCGCGAGAACGTGCTCGAGGTCCTGAAGACCGAAGGCTACATCCGCGGTTACGCCACGCTCGAGCACTCCTCGGGCCGCAGCGAAATCGAGATCGAGCTGAAGTATTTCGACGGCGAGCCCGTCATCCGCGAGATCGAACGAGTTTCCAAGCCCGGGCGTCGTGTCTACGCCTCGGTGAAGGCTCTGCCGCGGGTCAATAACGGGCTTGGCATTTCGGTGTTGTCGACGCCGAAGGGGATCATGGCCGACCACAGTGCGCGTGAAGCGAACGTGGGCGGTGAAGTTCTCTTCACGGTGTTCTGA
- the rplF gene encoding 50S ribosomal protein L6 yields the protein MSRVGKRPVAVPSGVTATVDGQTVKMKGPKGQLQFVVHDDVEVKLESGQIKVNPRVETNRARALYGTARAQVANLVEGVTKGFEKKLEITGVGYRAAMQGKNLQLALGYSHDVVYQIPEGITITVPKPTEITVTGSDIQRVGQVAAEIRSYRPPEPYKGKGVKYVGEFIFRKEGKKK from the coding sequence ATGTCACGTGTTGGCAAAAGGCCGGTTGCGGTGCCGTCGGGTGTGACCGCGACCGTCGACGGGCAGACCGTCAAGATGAAGGGGCCGAAGGGCCAGCTTCAGTTCGTCGTCCATGACGACGTCGAGGTGAAGCTCGAGAGCGGCCAGATCAAGGTGAACCCGCGTGTCGAGACCAACCGCGCGCGGGCGCTGTATGGCACCGCTCGCGCCCAGGTCGCGAATCTGGTCGAAGGCGTCACCAAGGGCTTCGAGAAGAAGCTCGAAATCACCGGCGTCGGTTACCGCGCCGCGATGCAGGGCAAGAACCTGCAGCTCGCGCTCGGCTACAGCCACGACGTGGTCTATCAGATCCCCGAGGGGATCACGATCACCGTGCCGAAGCCGACCGAGATCACGGTGACCGGCAGCGACATCCAGCGCGTCGGCCAGGTCGCCGCCGAGATTCGCTCCTATCGTCCGCCGGAGCCCTACAAGGGCAAGGGCGTGAAGTATGTTGGCGAATTTATCTTCCGCAAGGAAGGCAAGAAGAAGTAA
- the rpsC gene encoding 30S ribosomal protein S3, producing MGQKINPIGLRLGINRTWDSRWFAGKQEYGKLLHEDVKIREILHKELKQAAVARIVIERPHKKCRVTIHSARPGVVIGKKGADIDKLRKKVADITSSDVVINIVEIRKPELDATLVAESIAQQLERRVAFRRAMKRAVQSAMRLGAEGIRINCSGRLGGAEIARMEWYREGRVPLHTLRADIDYGVATAFTTFGTCGVKVWIFKGEILEHDPMAQDKRMAEGETSGGGDRGGRGRRDNAAA from the coding sequence ATGGGTCAAAAGATCAATCCGATCGGTCTGCGTCTCGGCATCAACCGCACCTGGGATTCGCGCTGGTTCGCCGGCAAGCAGGAATACGGCAAGCTGCTGCACGAGGACGTCAAGATCCGCGAGATCCTGCACAAGGAGCTCAAGCAGGCGGCCGTCGCCCGCATCGTGATCGAGCGTCCGCACAAGAAGTGCCGCGTCACCATCCACTCGGCCCGTCCGGGCGTGGTGATCGGCAAGAAGGGCGCCGACATCGACAAGCTTCGCAAGAAGGTCGCGGACATCACCTCGTCCGACGTCGTCATCAACATCGTCGAAATCCGCAAGCCGGAGCTCGATGCGACGCTGGTGGCGGAATCGATCGCGCAGCAGCTCGAGCGCCGCGTGGCGTTCCGCCGTGCCATGAAGCGCGCCGTTCAGTCGGCGATGCGTCTCGGCGCGGAAGGCATCCGCATCAACTGCTCGGGTCGTCTGGGCGGTGCGGAAATCGCGCGCATGGAGTGGTATCGCGAAGGTCGCGTGCCGCTGCACACGCTGCGCGCCGACATCGACTACGGCGTTGCGACCGCGTTCACGACCTTCGGCACCTGCGGCGTCAAGGTCTGGATCTTCAAGGGCGAGATCCTCGAGCACGATCCGATGGCCCAGGACAAGAGAATGGCCGAAGGCGAGACCAGCGGCGGTGGTGATCGCGGTGGCCGTGGGCGCCGTGACAACGCTGCGGCCTGA